In Prionailurus viverrinus isolate Anna chromosome C2, UM_Priviv_1.0, whole genome shotgun sequence, one DNA window encodes the following:
- the LOC125175341 gene encoding 5-hydroxytryptamine receptor 3C-like, which translates to MEGGWPAGGGFLLYLTVNFLLPGKGDTFTINCSGFDQHGVDPAAFQAVFDRKAFRPVINDSIPTRVNISFTLSAILEVNAQLQLLTSFLWMNLMWDNAFISWNPEECASINKLTVSAENLWLPDIFIVESMDVDRAPPGLTVFVSSEGQMTYDRPVRVTSICNLDIFYFPFDQQNCTFTFSSFLYTVDSMLLGMDKEVWEITDTSRNLIQTQGEWELLGINKATPKMLVGSNLYDQIMFYVAIRRRPSLYIINLLVPSGFLVAIDALSFYLPAESETRAPFKITLLLGYNVFLLMMNDLLPATGTPLISVYFALCLSLMVISLLETIFIIHLSHMAATQPPPMPWWLHSLLLNCASPRKCCTTAPGKGNKGFGLTLTHLHGMKKPVELVEKVPGARGTGLNGCPGSTRAQQEDEAQKQHLVDLWVQFSHMMDTLLFRLYLLFTATSIITIIVLWNT; encoded by the exons atggaagGGGGGTGGCCTGCTGGGGGGGGATTCCTCCTCTACCTCACTGTCAACTTTCTGCTTCCAG GAAAAGGTGACACTTTCACCATCAATTGCTCAGGCTTTGACCAGCATGGGGTGGATCCTGCTGCCTTCCAAGCAGTGTTTGACAGAAAGGCCTTCCGTCCAGTCATCAACGACAGCATCCCCACTCGTGTCAACATCTCCTTCACCCTGTCTGCCATCCTGGAAGTG AATGCACAGCTCCAGCTTCTGACGTCATTCCTGTGGATGAATTTG ATGTGGGACAATGCCTTCATCAGCTGGAACCCAGAAGAGTGTGCCAGCATCAATAAACTCACTGTATCAGCTGAAAACCTGTGGCTCCCAGACATCTTCATTGTGGAATC CATGGATGTGGATCGAGCACCTCCAGGTCTCACTGTATTCGTCAGCAGTGAAGGTCAAATGACCTACGACCGGCCAGTGCGGGTGACCAGCATCTGTAATCTAGACATCTTCTACTTCCCTTTCGACCAACAGAACTGCACTTTCACCTTCAGTTCCTTCCTCTATACAG TGGACAGCATGCTACTGGGCATGGACAAGGAAGTGTGGGAGATAACAGATACATCTCGCAACCTCATCCAGACCCAGGGAGAGTGGGAGCTCCTGGGCATCAACAAAGCCACCCCAAAGATGTTGGTGGGCAGCAACCTATATGACCAGATCATGTTCTAT GTGGCCATCAGGCGCAGGCCCAGCCTCTACATCATAAACCTTCTGGTGCCCAGTGGCTTTCTGGTTGCCATTGATGCCCTCAGCTTCTACCTGCCGGCAGAAAGTGAGACTCGTGCCCCATTCAAGATAACACTTCTGCTGGGCTACAACGTCTTCCTGCTCATGATGAATGACTTACTCCCTGCAACTGGCACCCCTCTCATCA GTGTCTACTTTGCCCTGTGTCTGTCCCTGATGGTGATCAGCCTGCTAGAAACCATCTTCATCATCCACCTGTCGCACATGGCTGCCACACAGCCCCCACCTATGCCTTGGTGGCTCCACTCTCTGCTCCTCAACTGTGCAAGCCCAAGGAAGTGCTGCACCACTGCACCTGGGAAGGGAAATAAGGGCTTCGGCCTCACCCTCACCCACCTGCACG gTATGAAGAAGCCCGTGGAGTTAGTGGAGAAGGTGCCAGGTGCCAGAGGGACAGGGTTAAATGGGTGTCCTGGGTCAACAAGGGCTCAACAGGAAGATGAGGCTCAGAAGCAGCACTTGGTCGACCTGTGGGTGCAGTTCAGCCACATGATGGACACCCTGCTCTTCCGCCTCTACCTGCTCTTCACGGCCACCTCCATCATCACAATCATCGTCCTCTGGAACACCTAG